TTGCCATCGGCCTTTAACTGGTCAGTATGCGATTCGATCAGGTGATCTACCCGGTAACGCTTTTTGCTATCCTTGTTGTCGATCATCGGGTCATTAAACCCGTCCACATGCCCGCTGGCCTTCCAGGTAGTAGGATGCATGAAAATCGCAGCGTCGATGCCCACGATATTGTCCTGCAGCTGCGTCATGGATTTCCACCAGTAATCCTTGATATTCTTTTTTAATTCAGCACCCCATTGACCGTAGTCATACACCGCCTGTAATCCGTCATAGATCTCACTACTGGGGAAAATAAACCCGTACTCCTTACAATGCGATATAATCGCCTGAAATTTATTGCTATCCGTTGCCATAGGCCGCAAAAATAAGTTTTAACCCTGATATGTTTAAAAGATTACCGGGAGAAATCAGCTACCAGGTGTTAGTCATTGAAATAGAGAAGCGAGAATTGAGAATCGAGGGTTGAGAATCAGGAATGGAATAGTCAGATTGGAATTCGGGCATTGAGGACCAGGATGGCGTAGAAAGACGGTTCGTCCGGAATCTCAACACTAAAAACTCAATCCTCTGATTGCTGAAGGCTGATGTCTGATAGCTGATGATTGACCGCTGAAAGCCAATAATCGTACCTTTGCGTTTTAAACTGTTCGTAAAATGGGCATCTGGGATCAAATCGCACAATACCTATTCTTAAAAAAGAAAGATCCGAATACTCCCAAAAGCAAATGGGTGGGTTATATGCACGGCATCAACCGGCTGAGTATTTTATTGTTTTTGATTGCGATCATCTTCATCATTATCCGGCTGCTGACGCGCTGAACGCTGTAATAATGGCTGCCGCTTTCCGGGAGGCATCGCCTTCTGCCGCCAGCATCCGGTGCAGTTCTGCATAATCCTTTTTCAACGCTGCTTTCCGCTGCTCATCAAATAGCAGGGCTTTTAGCTCAACAATGATATTGGCCGTATTCATTTCCCCCTGGATCAATTCTTTAACCACGGGTTTATCCATGATCAGGTTCACCAGCGAAATATATTTGATGCTAATTACCCGCTTTGCAATCTGGTAACTGATTTCCGAGCCCTTGTAACAAACCACTTCCGGTACCCCAAACAGGGCGGTTTCCAGCGTGGCCGTTCCGGATGTAACCAACGCCGCAGTGGCCTGCAGCAATACATCATAGGTACGGTTGTTTACAATGCTTACATTGGGGTACTGTACCGTAAATTGTTGATAAAAGCTATCCTCTACCGCCGGAGCCTGTGCCACCACAAATTGATAATCGGGAAATGCCCGGCTTACTTCCAGCATTACCGGCAGTTTCTTTTCGATCTCCTGTTTACGGCTGCCCGGCAGCAATGCAATAACCGGTTTGGTTACCGGTGCACCCAAGGCATCACGGATTATCAGGTCGCTTCCTGTTTTCTTTTTCCGGTCGATCTCTTCAATAAGCGGATGCCCTACATAATCTACCGCCCAGTTCCATTTGTTTTGATAATAGGCCTGTTCAAATGGCAGGATCACCAGCATTTTATCAATGCAACGTTTCATCATTTTCACCCTTCCCTCCTTCCAGGCCCATACCTGTGGTGAGATATAGTATACCACTTTAATTCCCTGCTCCCGCGCCCATTTGGCGATGCGCAGATTAAAACCGGGATAATCCACCAATACCAATACATCCGGTCTAAACGCCAGAATGTCCTCCTTGCAAAAGCGCAGGTTGTTCATAATGGTCTTCAGGTTCATCACCACTTCCACAAAACCCATAAAGGCCAGCTCACGGTAATGCTTGATCAGCTGCATACCTGCAGCCTGCATCTTGTCACCTCCCCAGCCCCTGATCCGGCTTTCCGGCTGCAATTGTTTGATGGCTGCCACGAGGTTGCCGCCGTGCAGATCGCCGGAAGCCTCTCCGGCTATGATATAATATTTGAATCCATTTTGCATTACTTCGATTCTCCCCAGTCTTTTTCCAGTTTCTGCTTCAGGCCATAATCTGTAAGATCAAATTCTACAGGAACCACGCTTACATAGTTGTTCGCCAACGCCCATACATCGGTATCCTTTGATTTATCAAAATTTA
The sequence above is a segment of the Niabella agricola genome. Coding sequences within it:
- a CDS encoding DUF6728 family protein, with protein sequence MGIWDQIAQYLFLKKKDPNTPKSKWVGYMHGINRLSILLFLIAIIFIIIRLLTR
- the lpxB gene encoding lipid-A-disaccharide synthase, with translation MQNGFKYYIIAGEASGDLHGGNLVAAIKQLQPESRIRGWGGDKMQAAGMQLIKHYRELAFMGFVEVVMNLKTIMNNLRFCKEDILAFRPDVLVLVDYPGFNLRIAKWAREQGIKVVYYISPQVWAWKEGRVKMMKRCIDKMLVILPFEQAYYQNKWNWAVDYVGHPLIEEIDRKKKTGSDLIIRDALGAPVTKPVIALLPGSRKQEIEKKLPVMLEVSRAFPDYQFVVAQAPAVEDSFYQQFTVQYPNVSIVNNRTYDVLLQATAALVTSGTATLETALFGVPEVVCYKGSEISYQIAKRVISIKYISLVNLIMDKPVVKELIQGEMNTANIIVELKALLFDEQRKAALKKDYAELHRMLAAEGDASRKAAAIITAFSASAAG